DNA from Symbiobacterium terraclitae:
CACAGGCACTGCCGGCTCCGGGACCAGTACCAGGCGGTGCCGGTCTCGAGCGTGAGGTGCAGCGCTTCCTCGTTCATGTATGCCTGCATCAGCACCTGGCCGGTCCGCACGTCCTGCGCGATGGCCGGAATCAGCCCGTCCGGCCCCCACTTCAGCTTGACCGTCTCCATCATGATCGCACCAGCACCCCTCTCTCCCGGAGGAAGGCCTTCACCTCCCCCACCGTGTGCTCGCCGCTGTGGAAGATCGAGGCGGCCAGGGCGGCGTCGGCCCGGCCAGCGGTGAGAACTTCGGCGATGTCCGCCAGGCTCCCTGCCCCGCCGGATGCGATCACGGGGACCCCCACCGCGTCGGCCAGGGCCTGGTGGAGCGGGATGTCGTAGCCCTCGCGGGTGCCGTCGGCGTCCATGGACGTGACCAGCAGCTCGCCCGCGCCGCGCCGGGCGGCCTCCGCGGCCCAGGCCACCGCGTCGATGCCCGTGGGGGTCCGGCCGCCGTGCAGCCAGACCTCCCAGCCCCCCTCGGGCCGCCGCTTGCAGTCGATGGCCACCACCAGGGTGGAGGAGCCGAACTGGTCGGCGATCTCGTTGATGAGGTCAGGCCGGAGGACGGCCGCGGTGTTGACCGAGACCTTGTCCGCCCCGGCCCGCAGGTAGGCCTTCACGTGCTCCACCGTGCTGACACCCCCGCCGATGGTGAGCGGGATGAAGACCTGCTCCGCCGCGCGGCTCAGGAGGTCGAGGGTGGCCGCCCGCCCCTCGTAGGAGGCGTTGATGTCGAGGAAGACGATCTCGTCCGCCCCCTGCCGGTCGTACGCGGCGGCGAGCGCCACCGGGTCGCCGGCGTCCCAGGTGTTCAGGTGGAACTGGACGTTCTTGACCACCCGCCCGTCCCTGATGTCCAGGCAGGGGATG
Protein-coding regions in this window:
- the hisF gene encoding imidazole glycerol phosphate synthase subunit HisF — its product is MPLAKRIIPCLDIRDGRVVKNVQFHLNTWDAGDPVALAAAYDRQGADEIVFLDINASYEGRAATLDLLSRAAEQVFIPLTIGGGVSTVEHVKAYLRAGADKVSVNTAAVLRPDLINEIADQFGSSTLVVAIDCKRRPEGGWEVWLHGGRTPTGIDAVAWAAEAARRGAGELLVTSMDADGTREGYDIPLHQALADAVGVPVIASGGAGSLADIAEVLTAGRADAALAASIFHSGEHTVGEVKAFLRERGVLVRS